A window of Gudongella oleilytica genomic DNA:
CAGTGCCGCTTAAAAGGCAAGAAAAGGATTGGGAGAGGATGGGGTTCCCACTAAAGAGAGGCACCATGGCAAACTGGATAATGAAAACCTCAGAACAGTGGCTTATGCCAGTTGAGAAAAAACTTAGGGAAGAACTTCTAAAAGAGAAGTACCTCCATGCTGACGAGACACCTGTACAGGTCATGAATGAAGAGGGCAAAAAGAATACCACAAAATCGTACATGTGGGTCTACAGCACATCGACAAGTGCCAAGAAACAAATAAGGCTCTTCAGATATGAGACAGGAAGGTCAGGAGACTACCCAAAAGAATTCCTAAAGGGATTCAAAGGTTACCTCCATACAGACGCCTACTCAGGCTATGAGAAGATAAAGGGGGTAAACCACTGCCTGTGTTGGACACATGTAAGGAGATACTTTGTGGATGCAAGTCCAAAGGAGCTGGACACTCCAGAAGGTACACTCCCAGCAATGGGTATCGCCTACTGTAACAAGCTCTTCGATTGGGAGAAGAAATTCAAGGACCTTCCATCCGAAGAGAGAAAACTAAAAAGACTTGAACATGAAAAGCCCTTACTGGAGGCCTTCTTTGCATGGGCAGAAAAAACAAAGACACAAATCCTCCCTAAATCAAAGACAGGTCAGGCAATCAATTATGCCCTAAATCACAAGGACAAACTTCAAGAATACCTAAAGGATGGAAATTGTATGATCTCGAACAACATCGCAGAAAACAGCATCAAACCATTCACGGTAGGTAGGAAGAACTGGCTATTCTGTGGAAGTCCACAAGGAGCCGCATCTAGCGCATGCGTTTACTCACTGGTGGAAACAGCCAAAGCCAATGGACTAAATCCGTATAAATACCTTGAGTATATACTATCTAGACTACCAGGCAGAGATTTCAAAAATAACCCTGGAATAATTGATTTGATGATGCCCTGGGATTCATTGATTCAAGAAATTTGTAAATAACAAGAC
This region includes:
- the tnpC gene encoding IS66 family transposase, whose product is MNDSSLIKTLQQTIESQNKTIEGLREELKRANENMEYLIKKLYGRKTEKTAAIDGQLIIGEMALEIFNEAEVETDDSILEPVPFEEPVKRTRKGYKRKDLFKDLPQQDQIYKLDKSQQTCPIDGSSLSVVGNKFLRSEIKYIPAEISIINIYQESYECKTCKKENRPGIFNPYTPEPVLQHSYATASSVAFTMYQKFVQSVPLKRQEKDWERMGFPLKRGTMANWIMKTSEQWLMPVEKKLREELLKEKYLHADETPVQVMNEEGKKNTTKSYMWVYSTSTSAKKQIRLFRYETGRSGDYPKEFLKGFKGYLHTDAYSGYEKIKGVNHCLCWTHVRRYFVDASPKELDTPEGTLPAMGIAYCNKLFDWEKKFKDLPSEERKLKRLEHEKPLLEAFFAWAEKTKTQILPKSKTGQAINYALNHKDKLQEYLKDGNCMISNNIAENSIKPFTVGRKNWLFCGSPQGAASSACVYSLVETAKANGLNPYKYLEYILSRLPGRDFKNNPGIIDLMMPWDSLIQEICK